A genomic window from Betta splendens chromosome 17, fBetSpl5.4, whole genome shotgun sequence includes:
- the ghrhra gene encoding growth hormone releasing hormone receptor a isoform X1, whose translation MSGRQETLFLIIFHLHAWNRPTAQAIHPDCAIIAQHHRARELCSLTRRSEAQNQSDRSGCKTEWDQIGCWLRADAGQVVNVSCSQVFQHFSSNQGFVFRNCTADGWSDTYPPYEEACVFSDDSEPESETTYLSTFRRVYTVGYATSLISLITAIVVFTAFRKFRCTRNYIHVNLFSSFVLRASAVFIKDAVLFADETLDHCSMSTASCKAAVAFFQFSILANYFWLLVEGMYLQTLLALTFVSQRKYFWWYILIGWGLPSTVLILWVLTRFFYDDRGCWDDTDNVGIWWIIKGPITASLLVNIVIFVNVIRILVQKLKSSAMAGNNDTGHFMRLAKSTLFLIPLFGMHYTVFAFLPENTGVAARLYIELGLGSFQGFVVALLYCFMNSEVQTELRRWLWKCHNQNHLTPAKRSITQITIRAHGGLRHPPSCGNISSV comes from the exons ATGTCGGGACGACAGGAGACGTTATTCCTCATCATCTTCCATCTCCACGCGTGGAACAGGCCCACG GCTCAAGCCATTCACCCGGACTGCGCCATCATCGCCCAGCACCACAGGGCTCGGGAGCTGTGCAGCCTGACCCGGAGAAGCGAAGCGCAGAACCAGAGCGACCGGAGCG gctgtaAAACAGAGTGGGACCAGATCGGATGCTGGCTCAGGGCTGACGCAGGGCAGGTGGTCAACGTGTCCTGCTCCCAAGTCTTCCAGCATTTTTCCAGCAACCAAG GCTTCGTTTTCAGGAACTGCACGGCGGACGGCTGGTCGGACACGTACCCGCCCTACGAGGAGGCCTGCGTCTTCAGCGACGACAGCGAGCCCGAGTCCGAG ACCACTTACCTGTCCACCTTCAGGCGCGTCTACACCGTGGGCTACGCCACGTCGCTCATCTCCCTCATCACAGCCATAGTCGTCTTCACAGCCTTCAG GAAATTCCGCTGCACGAGAAACTACATCCACGTCAACCTGTTCTCCTCCTTCGTCCTGAGAGCCAGCGCCGTGTTCATCAAAGACGCCGTGCTGTTTGCAGACGAGACGCTGGACCACTGCTCCATGTCCACG GCGTCCTGTAAAGCAGCCGTGGCCTTCTTCCAGTTCAGCATCCTGGCCAATTACttctggctgctggtggagggcatgtacctgcagacgctgctggcGCTGACCTTCGTCTCTCAGAGGAAGTATTTCTGGTGGTACATCCTGATCGGATGGG GGCTGCCGTCAACAGTCCTCATACTTTGGGTTCTAACCAGATTTTTCTACGACGACAGGGG TTGCTGGGACGACACAGACAACGTTGGAATTTGGTGGATCATCAAAGGGCCGATAACGGCCTCGCTGCTG GTAAACATTGTTATCTTCGTCAACGTCATTCGGATTCTGGTTCAAAAGCTCAAATCATCCGCCATGGCTGGAAACAACGACACCGGACACTTCAT GAGACTGGCTAAATCCACCCTGTTCCTCATTCCGCTGTTCGGGATGCACTACACCGTTTTTGCGTTCCTTCCTGAGAACACTGGAGTCGCAGCCAGACTTTACATCGAACTGGGACTGGGATCTTTTCAG gGTTTTGTGGTGGCGCTACTTTACTGCTTCATGAATAGTGAG GTGCAGACAGAGCTGCGGAGGTGGCTGTGGAAGTGCCACAACCAAAACCACCTGACTCCGGCCAAGAGAAGCATCACTCAGATCACGATCCGGGCCCACGGAGGGCTCAGACACCCCCCCTCCTGTGGAAACATCTCCTCAGTGTGA
- the ghrhra gene encoding growth hormone releasing hormone receptor a isoform X2: MSGRQETLFLIIFHLHAWNRPTAQAIHPDCAIIAQHHRARELCSLTRRSEAQNQSDRSGFVFRNCTADGWSDTYPPYEEACVFSDDSEPESETTYLSTFRRVYTVGYATSLISLITAIVVFTAFRKFRCTRNYIHVNLFSSFVLRASAVFIKDAVLFADETLDHCSMSTASCKAAVAFFQFSILANYFWLLVEGMYLQTLLALTFVSQRKYFWWYILIGWGLPSTVLILWVLTRFFYDDRGCWDDTDNVGIWWIIKGPITASLLVNIVIFVNVIRILVQKLKSSAMAGNNDTGHFMRLAKSTLFLIPLFGMHYTVFAFLPENTGVAARLYIELGLGSFQGFVVALLYCFMNSEVQTELRRWLWKCHNQNHLTPAKRSITQITIRAHGGLRHPPSCGNISSV, encoded by the exons ATGTCGGGACGACAGGAGACGTTATTCCTCATCATCTTCCATCTCCACGCGTGGAACAGGCCCACG GCTCAAGCCATTCACCCGGACTGCGCCATCATCGCCCAGCACCACAGGGCTCGGGAGCTGTGCAGCCTGACCCGGAGAAGCGAAGCGCAGAACCAGAGCGACCGGAGCG GCTTCGTTTTCAGGAACTGCACGGCGGACGGCTGGTCGGACACGTACCCGCCCTACGAGGAGGCCTGCGTCTTCAGCGACGACAGCGAGCCCGAGTCCGAG ACCACTTACCTGTCCACCTTCAGGCGCGTCTACACCGTGGGCTACGCCACGTCGCTCATCTCCCTCATCACAGCCATAGTCGTCTTCACAGCCTTCAG GAAATTCCGCTGCACGAGAAACTACATCCACGTCAACCTGTTCTCCTCCTTCGTCCTGAGAGCCAGCGCCGTGTTCATCAAAGACGCCGTGCTGTTTGCAGACGAGACGCTGGACCACTGCTCCATGTCCACG GCGTCCTGTAAAGCAGCCGTGGCCTTCTTCCAGTTCAGCATCCTGGCCAATTACttctggctgctggtggagggcatgtacctgcagacgctgctggcGCTGACCTTCGTCTCTCAGAGGAAGTATTTCTGGTGGTACATCCTGATCGGATGGG GGCTGCCGTCAACAGTCCTCATACTTTGGGTTCTAACCAGATTTTTCTACGACGACAGGGG TTGCTGGGACGACACAGACAACGTTGGAATTTGGTGGATCATCAAAGGGCCGATAACGGCCTCGCTGCTG GTAAACATTGTTATCTTCGTCAACGTCATTCGGATTCTGGTTCAAAAGCTCAAATCATCCGCCATGGCTGGAAACAACGACACCGGACACTTCAT GAGACTGGCTAAATCCACCCTGTTCCTCATTCCGCTGTTCGGGATGCACTACACCGTTTTTGCGTTCCTTCCTGAGAACACTGGAGTCGCAGCCAGACTTTACATCGAACTGGGACTGGGATCTTTTCAG gGTTTTGTGGTGGCGCTACTTTACTGCTTCATGAATAGTGAG GTGCAGACAGAGCTGCGGAGGTGGCTGTGGAAGTGCCACAACCAAAACCACCTGACTCCGGCCAAGAGAAGCATCACTCAGATCACGATCCGGGCCCACGGAGGGCTCAGACACCCCCCCTCCTGTGGAAACATCTCCTCAGTGTGA